Genomic window (Natronospira proteinivora):
CCATATGAGCGACTGAACGAAGGTCCGGTGCTCATAGAGAGCAACAAGCGCACCCAAGTTCCGGGGTGTGACGCGATCCATCAGGATCAAGCCGCTGGGCCGGTTCCCGGGGCAAGCCTGGTGGGGAGCCATGACTGCGTCACTACTCGGCTCACGGCCATTCGCGAGTGCTGCCATCTGTCCTAGGCAGCTGGCAACTAACTGATGATGAGCCTCAATTTCCTCGGGAATGTCTGGTTCTCGGGCGAGAATGAAATCCACAGGGACCGGATTAGGCCCCTGATGGAACATCTGAAAAAAGGAATGCTGGGCGTCGGTTCCGGTGCCGCCGAGTAAGACGGGACTAGACGCGGAAACGGGATTGCCCCGGGAGTCGACACCCTTGCCATTGCTCTCCATCACCAACTGCTGAAGGTAAGACGGCAACTGTCTGAGTCGGTCTGAGTAGGGGATCACAGCCCAGCTATGCCAGCCAAAGGCAGAAATGTACTGGGCGTCGATCAGACCAAGCAGAAGTGGAATGTTGTCTTCATCAGGCGCTTTTTCGAAATGCGTATCCATGTCGGCTGCACCAGCGAGAAGCTCACGGAAGCCTTTCGGCCCCAAGTGCAGCATGGCAGCAAGACCAACGGCTGACCAAACAGAGTAGCGCCCGCCCACCCAATCCCAGAAACCAAACTGCTGTTCTGGGGCGACGCCAAAACGGGCCACGGCCTCGGCGTTGGTAGAGATGGCGACGAAATGCCGGGCAATGGCCTTCTCGCCCAGGGCCTCGCATAGCCAGGCCTTTGCGCGGTTGGCGTTGCTCAGGGTTTCGCGGGTGGTAAAGCTCTTTGAGACCACCAGGACGAGGGTTTCGGCCGGGTCCAGCGGAGCAAGTACGCGGCGCGCCTGGGCCGGGTCAACGTTGGAGAGGAAATGGACGTCGGGTGCCTCAGGCGCGGTGTCCAGCGCAGTGACGACCAGCTCCGGGCCAAGGTGGGAACCGCCGATACCAATATTGATGACATGGCGAAAGCGTTTTCCAGTCGCGCCTTTCAACTCGCCTGCGTGAACTTGCCGGGTGAAGGCCTCGAGCCGTTTGAGTTCATGACAAATGGCCTCCGAAACGGGCTCACCTTCTGCACGCCAGTCGCGGTCTTTGGAGGCGCGCAGGGCCATGTGCAGGGCAGCGCGGGATTCGGTGTGATTGACCGGCTCTCCGGCAAACAGGCGTTCACGAGCGCCGGGCCAGCCCTGAGCCCGAATCAGGCCAAGGAGCTGTGTGAGAGATTCGCGGTCAATGAAGTGGCGAGAGATATCCACACTCAAGCCGGCGGCATCACGCCGCCAGGTTTCTACACGATGAGGGTCCTCGGCGAACATCTGGCGCAAATGCCGACCACGCCAGTGCGCGGCCAGCCCCAGCCAGCCTTCCGCAGCCGGGGAGGATTGTCCTACTGTGCTTGCCATATCAGGCCTCAGGATGCGCTGCGTTGCTGCTGCAGGAAGCGATCCAGATACTCGCCAAAATCTTCGCCCAGCTCCGGATGCTCCAGCGCCATTTCCACCGTGGCTTCCAGGTAGCCCAGCTTGTCGCCGCAGTCGTAGCGTTTGCCTTCGAAGTTGTAGGCATAGACGGCTTCTTCCAGCATCAGGGTGGCGATGGCGTCGGTGAGCTGGATTTCACCGCCGGCGCCTTTGCCGGTGTTGGCCAGGTGGTGGAAGATGCGCGGGGTCAGGGCATAGCGGCCGATGACGCCCCAGTTTGAGGGGGCCTGTTCGGGCTCAGGCTTTTCCACGATGCGGTTGAGGCGGCGCAGCTGGTCTGTGATGGCATCGCCGGCGACGATGCCGTATTTGTTGGTGTGGTCTTCGGGGACTTGCTGCACGCCGATGAGGCTGTGGCTGAGTTCGTCGAACTGATCACCCATCTGGGCAAGGCAGCCCTTGCCGCCGTTGTGGACGAGATCATCGGCGAGCACCACATAGAAGGGCTCGTTGCCGACGATCTTCTCGGCGCATTGCACGGCATGGCCGAGGCCGAGGGCTTCGGCCTGGCGGATGTAAACGCAGTCCACGTGATCCGGGATGACGTTGCGGGCAAGTTCGTACTTGTCTTCCTTGCCGCGCAGCTTGAGCTCGTTTTCCAGCTCGTAGGCGCGGTCGAAGTGGTCCGGGATGGGGCGCTTGTTGCGGCCGGTGACGAAGATGATGGTATCGACGCCAGCTTCCACGGCCTCTTCCACGGCGTACTGCACCAGTGGCTTGTCCACCACGGGCAGCATTTCCTTGGGGCTGGCCTTGGTGGCGGGGAGAAAACGGGTGCCGAGCCCGGCTACCGGGAATACGGCTTTGCGGATGGTGCTTGTCATAGTGTGCTCCCCTGGCTTCCTGCCAGTTCCCTCGGGGTGCGGTCTGGGCCGTCCCTAAAAAACAACAAGTTTATGTTTAATGAATGCTCTGCAGGGCCTGCTCCCTGTAAGCGGGCAGTGAGTATAGGAGATGGTGTTGTGTTTGCACACCCCTAAAAGCTGATACTGTTTTAAATGCAATAAATCTTTAGGAATTTGGTTGCAAAATGCCGGGGTTGGGGTTAAGTCATTTGTGTGGGGTGGTCGGGCTTTGGCCCGAAGCGTTGCGTGACGAGGGAGGAGGCGGATTCCGGTCATGATCGCGGATGAATCCGCTCCTACGGGGTGGGGGGGAGGGTTGGTTTAGGGTGTCCAGAAGAGGCGTTTGAAAAGAGCCTGGTCCTTTGGGCTGAGGTCCAGGTTTTGAAGGGCCTGGGGCAGATCGCTGAAGGCGTGGCGAAGGGCTTCATTCACTTCTCGCGCCTCGGTGGGAGGCAGGCCGAAATGGCGGGCGGCGGCCAGGGCCTTGTCGCTGCCCGGCCGGGGAAGGCTCACCTGATGGCCAAAACCCAGTACGGGCCAGCTCCCAAGGGCCTCCGAGGGAACCAGGTCATAGGCCGGTGACAAGTGCAGGCCGCCCTCCCCCTGAAGAAAGCTGAAGTTGCGCAGGTGGTCGTCGCGATTGTTGATCGCTTCGTTGAACAGCATCTGCGCATAAAGCCGTTTCAAGTCCCGGGCGGGTTCGGCGCCATGGTGGCGGATAAGCTCGACCAGATCGTCATAGCGCGGATGGGCCAGGTCGGCTTGGGTCTCCGGGTCCTTGAGCAGGGCATTCGCCGAGAGCATGTGGTAGCGCCCGCCGGCCTCGTTCACATCGAAACGGTGTAGCAACAGCGCTTCCAGCTCGCCAATTCGCATGACCCGGTGGGCCGGGATCTGGAGGCCGGCGCGCTCGGCCAGATT
Coding sequences:
- the pgi gene encoding glucose-6-phosphate isomerase; translated protein: MGLAAHWRGRHLRQMFAEDPHRVETWRRDAAGLSVDISRHFIDRESLTQLLGLIRAQGWPGARERLFAGEPVNHTESRAALHMALRASKDRDWRAEGEPVSEAICHELKRLEAFTRQVHAGELKGATGKRFRHVINIGIGGSHLGPELVVTALDTAPEAPDVHFLSNVDPAQARRVLAPLDPAETLVLVVSKSFTTRETLSNANRAKAWLCEALGEKAIARHFVAISTNAEAVARFGVAPEQQFGFWDWVGGRYSVWSAVGLAAMLHLGPKGFRELLAGAADMDTHFEKAPDEDNIPLLLGLIDAQYISAFGWHSWAVIPYSDRLRQLPSYLQQLVMESNGKGVDSRGNPVSASSPVLLGGTGTDAQHSFFQMFHQGPNPVPVDFILAREPDIPEEIEAHHQLVASCLGQMAALANGREPSSDAVMAPHQACPGNRPSGLILMDRVTPRNLGALVALYEHRTFVQSLIWGINPYDQMGVELGKQVATGALGALDSGQTMGDFARDRWLKEFPGAAPFRVPGQNRGGHQS
- the galU gene encoding UTP--glucose-1-phosphate uridylyltransferase GalU, encoding MTSTIRKAVFPVAGLGTRFLPATKASPKEMLPVVDKPLVQYAVEEAVEAGVDTIIFVTGRNKRPIPDHFDRAYELENELKLRGKEDKYELARNVIPDHVDCVYIRQAEALGLGHAVQCAEKIVGNEPFYVVLADDLVHNGGKGCLAQMGDQFDELSHSLIGVQQVPEDHTNKYGIVAGDAITDQLRRLNRIVEKPEPEQAPSNWGVIGRYALTPRIFHHLANTGKGAGGEIQLTDAIATLMLEEAVYAYNFEGKRYDCGDKLGYLEATVEMALEHPELGEDFGEYLDRFLQQQRSAS